A single region of the Hylaeus volcanicus isolate JK05 chromosome 5, UHH_iyHylVolc1.0_haploid, whole genome shotgun sequence genome encodes:
- the LOC128876949 gene encoding cilia- and flagella-associated protein 276, whose amino-acid sequence MAEVSYVRNPYPVPDIVREGVWTRRPVLGDKVSPKDKRWSANLKSHERLFAHHTLNSVRKDARLMRLQVPKDALDLALTTVYTHSKDTLVPKMYVTMQPESLGRKTWRVLKNRIEVHNRPTSFGEDFEDDPVTLLLKSAHCYRGPVPERRIHPSNVKLNITGPHSVQSNPGYSRKIDGTFYSI is encoded by the exons ATGGCGGAAGTGAGTTACGTTCGAAATCCTTACCCCGTGCCGGATATAGTTCGCGAGGGAGTGTGGACGCGACGACCTGTACTGGGTGATAAAGTTTCGCCAAAGGATAAACGTTGGAGCGCCAACTTAAAATCTCACGAACGCCTCTTTGCCCATCATACGCTGAATAGTGTACGGAAAGACGCCAGACTTATGAGATTACAG GTACCCAAAGATGCTCTTGACTTGGCGCTGACAACCGTATACACTCACAGTAAAGACACCCTGGTGCCCAAAATGTACGTTACCATGCAACCCGAGTCGTTAGGTAGAAAGACTTGGCGCGTTTTGAAAAATCGGATCGAG GTTCACAATAGACCAACTTCGTTCGGCGAAGATTTCGAAGACGACCCGGTGACATTATTGCTCAAGAGCGCGCATTGTTATCGCGGACCAGTGCCGGAGAGGAGAATCCATCCGAGTAACGTGAAATTGAATATCACCGGTCCACACTCGGTTCAATCTAATCCTGGATACAGTCGCAAAATCGACGGAACTTTTTACAGTATTTAA